A single genomic interval of candidate division WOR-3 bacterium harbors:
- a CDS encoding zinc ribbon domain-containing protein — MPVYEYSCDDCGHKFDIVATLAEKEAGLTPVCPNCGGRKVHQVFGRFTVVGGSKGEVDFDEGIDEDIGDNEELGEDMGGLDEDFGDEDNLDENDEFNID; from the coding sequence ATGCCGGTTTACGAGTACAGTTGTGATGATTGCGGTCATAAGTTTGACATTGTCGCCACGCTGGCAGAGAAGGAGGCAGGTCTGACACCGGTTTGCCCTAATTGTGGGGGAAGAAAGGTGCACCAGGTTTTTGGCCGGTTTACCGTTGTTGGGGGTTCAAAAGGTGAAGTGGATTTTGATGAAGGGATTGATGAGGATATCGGGGATAATGAAGAGTTGGGCGAGGATATGGGCGGTCTGGATGAGGATTTTGGTGATGAGGATAATCTGGATGAGAATGATGAGTTTAATATCGATTAG
- the cobO gene encoding cob(I)yrinic acid a,c-diamide adenosyltransferase, with amino-acid sequence MIEIYTGDGKGKTTAAFGLALRAAGHNWRVLIVQFMKGDPEYGEVKAVKFVPGIELHQFGLKTFVKRGSPDEEDVRLAQKGLEFAKEAIKGKKYQMVILDEVNVAIDYGLLSLSDVLQLIKDCPREVELVLTGRNAQPELIAVADLVSEVREIKHPFQKGVVNRVGIDH; translated from the coding sequence GTGATAGAAATTTATACCGGCGATGGAAAAGGGAAAACGACCGCGGCGTTTGGGCTGGCTTTGCGAGCCGCCGGTCATAACTGGCGGGTTTTAATTGTCCAGTTTATGAAGGGTGACCCGGAATATGGTGAAGTTAAGGCGGTAAAGTTTGTTCCCGGGATTGAACTGCACCAGTTTGGGTTGAAGACTTTTGTTAAAAGGGGAAGTCCGGATGAGGAGGATGTCCGGCTGGCGCAAAAGGGGCTGGAGTTTGCCAAGGAGGCGATAAAGGGAAAAAAGTACCAGATGGTGATTCTGGATGAGGTCAATGTGGCGATTGATTATGGTTTGCTTTCTTTGAGCGATGTGTTACAGCTAATCAAGGATTGCCCCCGGGAGGTGGAGCTGGTTTTGACCGGCAGGAATGCCCAGCCCGAGTTAATTGCGGTCGCCGATCTGGTAAGTGAGGTGCGCGAAATTAAGCATCCGTTTCAAAAAGGGGTTGTAAATCGTGTCGGTATCGACCATTGA
- the meaB gene encoding methylmalonyl Co-A mutase-associated GTPase MeaB produces the protein MDELLTRFRNGDRRACGQIISLVENNFPEGTLLLNELYPLMGKAYRIGVTGPPGAGKSTLVEKLAQAFRNAGKTVGIVAVDPSSPFSGGAVLGDRVRMSGLFTDPGVYIRSMATRGSLGGLATKTKEVCDVLDAFGKNYIIIETVGVGQMELDIAEAADSTIVVLVPESGDAIQTLKAGLMEIGEIYCVNKGDREGADRMVLEIRAMLEMRAKNDGWFPPVIKTVATTGAGVDELLQQVVAHRQHQEKTAQLTLRRRQALRLEIERIVEERLRQEFFSKPELGSFIEQLLIEVESRRISPYQAAALIWEKVIKR, from the coding sequence ATTGATGAGTTGTTAACCCGTTTTCGCAATGGCGACCGCCGTGCCTGTGGCCAGATAATTTCGCTGGTGGAAAACAATTTTCCTGAAGGGACTTTGCTCCTCAATGAACTTTATCCTTTGATGGGCAAGGCGTATCGGATTGGTGTTACCGGTCCTCCTGGTGCGGGCAAGAGCACACTGGTGGAGAAACTGGCTCAGGCGTTTCGGAATGCCGGGAAAACTGTTGGTATCGTTGCCGTGGACCCGAGTTCGCCTTTTTCGGGCGGTGCAGTGCTTGGGGACCGGGTGCGTATGAGCGGACTTTTTACCGACCCTGGAGTATACATTCGTTCGATGGCAACGCGGGGGAGTTTAGGCGGATTGGCGACCAAGACCAAAGAGGTGTGTGATGTGCTGGATGCGTTCGGGAAGAATTACATCATAATCGAGACCGTGGGTGTGGGACAGATGGAGCTGGATATCGCTGAGGCGGCAGATTCGACGATTGTGGTGCTGGTGCCGGAGTCGGGTGATGCGATTCAGACTTTGAAGGCGGGTTTGATGGAGATTGGTGAAATTTACTGTGTGAATAAGGGTGACCGGGAAGGTGCGGACCGAATGGTTCTTGAGATAAGGGCGATGCTTGAGATGCGGGCGAAGAACGATGGATGGTTTCCCCCGGTCATCAAAACGGTGGCGACAACCGGTGCGGGTGTTGATGAGCTTTTACAGCAGGTTGTCGCACACCGGCAACACCAGGAGAAGACGGCACAGCTTACTTTACGGCGCCGCCAGGCGCTGCGGCTGGAGATTGAACGAATCGTGGAAGAGAGGTTGCGCCAGGAGTTTTTCTCCAAGCCGGAATTGGGTAGTTTTATTGAACAACTTCTGATTGAGGTTGAGAGCCGCAGGATTTCTCCTTATCAAGCCGCCGCGCTGATCTGGGAAAAGGTGATAAAGCGATGA
- a CDS encoding methylmalonyl-CoA mutase family protein, with translation MAQDDLEKIREEKERWESCVDKGDPNRFLTVSGLPVDIIYTPADIKELNYLEDLGFPGEYPFTRGIRRNMYRGRLWTMRQFSGFGTARQTNARYKFLLAHGETGLSVAFDFPTLYGRDSDDPMAHGEVGKCGVAISSLEDMETLFDGIPLGEVSTSMTINGPAAVLWAFYIVAAEKQGVPSEKLRGTIQNDILKEYIAQKSWLFPPEPSLRIITDIMAFGAERVPKWNTISISGYHIREAGSTAVQELAFTLKDGMTYVEAGIKAGLDVDSFAPRLSFFFNSHLDFFEEIAKFRAARRIWAREMRETFKAKKPESWLLRFHTQTAGCTLTAQQPENNIVRTAFQALAAVLGGTQSLHTNSMDETWALPTEKAVLIALRTQQIIAEETGVVNVIDPLGGSYYVEHLTNEMERQAYEYFEKIDALGGMVKAIEHGFPQREIAEAAYRYQKAVDEKIRTVVGVNKYVLEGEKLEIPILKIEPEVEKEQCERLARLRQRRDNARVQRALKDLKDACAGKDNVMYPILEAVRAYATLGEICGAMKEIFGTYKEPPMF, from the coding sequence ATGGCGCAGGATGATTTGGAAAAGATAAGAGAAGAAAAGGAGCGCTGGGAGAGTTGTGTTGATAAAGGTGACCCGAACCGGTTTTTGACCGTATCGGGTTTGCCCGTTGATATCATTTATACACCGGCGGATATAAAGGAGCTGAATTATTTAGAGGACCTCGGTTTTCCAGGCGAATATCCGTTCACGCGCGGTATCAGGCGGAATATGTACCGGGGCCGGTTATGGACGATGCGGCAGTTTTCCGGGTTTGGAACCGCGCGTCAGACCAATGCCCGATACAAGTTTCTTCTGGCACACGGTGAAACCGGGCTTTCGGTCGCGTTTGACTTTCCGACACTCTATGGCCGGGATTCTGATGACCCGATGGCACATGGCGAGGTGGGAAAATGCGGAGTTGCCATTTCTTCGCTCGAAGATATGGAGACGCTGTTTGACGGTATTCCGCTGGGTGAGGTTTCGACTTCGATGACGATTAACGGTCCGGCAGCGGTACTCTGGGCGTTTTATATCGTTGCAGCAGAAAAACAGGGGGTGCCGAGCGAGAAGCTGCGCGGGACAATTCAGAATGACATACTCAAGGAGTACATTGCCCAGAAATCCTGGCTTTTCCCGCCCGAGCCCAGTCTGCGCATCATCACCGATATCATGGCATTTGGCGCGGAGCGGGTACCGAAATGGAACACGATTTCAATCTCCGGTTATCACATTCGGGAGGCGGGTTCCACCGCGGTGCAGGAACTGGCGTTTACCCTGAAAGACGGGATGACCTATGTGGAGGCGGGTATCAAAGCCGGACTGGATGTTGATTCGTTTGCACCCCGGCTTTCCTTCTTCTTTAACTCCCATCTTGACTTCTTTGAGGAGATTGCGAAATTCCGTGCGGCGCGGCGCATCTGGGCAAGGGAGATGCGCGAGACCTTCAAAGCGAAAAAACCCGAATCGTGGCTTTTACGGTTCCACACCCAGACCGCCGGTTGCACCCTGACGGCGCAGCAACCGGAGAACAACATTGTGCGCACCGCGTTTCAGGCGCTGGCAGCGGTGCTGGGCGGGACGCAGAGTTTGCATACCAATTCGATGGATGAAACCTGGGCGCTGCCAACCGAAAAGGCGGTTTTGATTGCCCTCCGGACCCAGCAGATTATTGCCGAGGAGACCGGGGTTGTGAATGTGATTGACCCGCTGGGTGGTTCTTACTATGTTGAGCACCTGACCAATGAAATGGAACGTCAGGCTTACGAGTATTTTGAGAAGATTGATGCGTTAGGTGGTATGGTTAAGGCGATTGAGCACGGTTTTCCCCAGCGTGAGATTGCCGAAGCCGCTTACCGCTACCAGAAGGCGGTTGACGAAAAAATCAGAACGGTGGTTGGGGTCAACAAGTATGTGCTGGAAGGAGAAAAACTGGAAATCCCAATTCTCAAGATTGAACCTGAGGTGGAAAAGGAGCAGTGCGAACGGTTAGCCCGGTTACGCCAGCGCCGGGATAACGCCCGGGTACAGAGGGCACTTAAGGACTTAAAGGACGCCTGCGCCGGTAAGGACAATGTGATGTACCCGATTCTGGAGGCGGTGCGGGCTTATGCAACATTAGGAGAAATCTGTGGAGCGATGAAGGAAATATTTGGTACTTATAAGGAACCGCCGATGTTTTAG
- a CDS encoding cobalamin B12-binding domain-containing protein, whose translation MAKKLRILIAKPGLDGHDRGAKVVARALRDAGFEVIYTGLHQTPEMIAEAAIQEDVDAVGLSILSGAHMTLFPEVMRLLKEKGGEDILVFGGGIIPQEDMEQLYRMGCGRLFGPGTPTQEIVDYLKEKFPDRV comes from the coding sequence ATGGCAAAAAAACTGAGAATTCTTATTGCAAAACCCGGACTGGATGGTCATGACCGGGGTGCAAAGGTGGTGGCACGGGCACTCCGGGACGCCGGTTTTGAGGTCATATACACCGGTTTACACCAGACACCGGAAATGATTGCCGAAGCGGCGATTCAAGAGGATGTTGATGCGGTGGGGCTTTCGATTCTTTCCGGCGCCCATATGACGCTTTTTCCAGAGGTGATGCGGTTGTTAAAAGAGAAGGGTGGTGAGGACATACTGGTATTCGGCGGCGGGATAATACCGCAGGAGGATATGGAACAACTTTACCGGATGGGTTGTGGTAGGCTTTTTGGTCCGGGTACACCAACCCAGGAGATTGTTGATTACTTAAAAGAGAAATTTCCCGACCGGGTTTAG
- a CDS encoding tetratricopeptide repeat protein, translating to MKWCPREWWYLVAPALLAVLVYLPTVRYQFVWDDVNLVVYSKSGLFTSFGQSFWHDSKTHLGEDPYYRPWVNFTLKLERQLFGLKPGWFHLSNVLLHGAVTFLVALLFFWLVKSSLLAGVAGFFFGLHPLFVDSVAYISGRTDLWASFGVVIAALAGYRYLEKVDGKALLLAAVGFAIAVFSKENAVLFIAVAGLGVVTHSVRKRARWWLLITLAGVLVIYFGARFFVLKSFLGVRAPANLSSIGLFTLNSFGRQLTFFLFPFRTPLFWGQFTPGNRLVVTGILGLGWLLVPLVVRKIKFSRLLFLAWLWVTVTLLPFAWSIQFGPTGRLLYLPGIGMALFLTIVLENFRETKPKLGRILTGLVLLWCVAGLPVLFKRLSYWRDEFPLFFRMVEEMPGYAPGYYNLGTAMLAKGDTSSAISFFSRAVVLDSEAVGAALNLGALLQKGGRFNEAEELYRQIIRRRPDYAPAYVNLGLLLYREGKIRQAIGMLKDACALAPDDGVAFYNLSQLYWINKQADSALWAIESACQLMPENQRFREFWRKISR from the coding sequence GTGAAGTGGTGCCCAAGGGAGTGGTGGTATTTAGTTGCTCCGGCGCTGCTGGCGGTGCTGGTGTACTTACCAACAGTCCGATATCAATTTGTCTGGGATGATGTCAACTTAGTAGTCTATAGCAAAAGCGGTCTCTTTACATCGTTCGGTCAAAGTTTCTGGCACGACAGCAAAACCCATCTGGGCGAAGACCCTTATTACCGACCCTGGGTTAATTTCACCCTTAAATTAGAACGGCAACTTTTTGGTCTTAAGCCGGGATGGTTTCATTTGAGTAATGTGTTGCTTCACGGTGCTGTTACTTTTCTGGTTGCGTTGCTCTTTTTCTGGCTGGTGAAGTCAAGTTTGCTTGCCGGCGTTGCCGGTTTTTTCTTCGGTCTTCATCCGCTATTTGTTGATAGCGTCGCCTATATCAGTGGCCGAACCGATTTGTGGGCGAGTTTCGGGGTGGTTATTGCTGCGCTTGCCGGATATCGTTATTTAGAAAAAGTTGACGGGAAAGCGCTGTTGCTGGCAGCGGTTGGTTTTGCAATTGCGGTGTTTTCAAAAGAGAATGCGGTTTTGTTTATCGCGGTTGCCGGATTGGGAGTTGTGACTCACTCAGTTCGGAAAAGGGCACGGTGGTGGTTGTTGATAACGCTGGCAGGGGTACTGGTGATTTATTTTGGGGCAAGGTTTTTTGTTCTGAAAAGTTTTTTAGGGGTGCGTGCTCCGGCGAATTTGAGTTCAATAGGTTTGTTCACCCTGAACAGTTTTGGTCGTCAGTTGACCTTTTTCCTATTTCCATTTCGCACGCCGCTGTTTTGGGGACAGTTTACGCCAGGCAACCGGCTCGTTGTGACCGGTATTTTGGGGCTGGGCTGGTTATTGGTGCCGCTCGTGGTAAGAAAAATAAAATTTTCCCGTTTGTTGTTTTTAGCATGGCTATGGGTGACCGTAACACTTCTGCCATTCGCCTGGAGCATTCAATTTGGGCCCACCGGAAGGCTGCTCTATCTACCGGGAATCGGAATGGCATTGTTTCTAACAATTGTGCTGGAAAATTTTCGGGAAACAAAACCGAAACTGGGGCGAATTTTAACCGGGCTGGTGTTACTGTGGTGCGTTGCCGGATTGCCGGTGCTGTTCAAACGGTTGAGTTATTGGCGGGACGAATTTCCGTTGTTTTTTAGGATGGTTGAAGAGATGCCAGGGTATGCGCCCGGATATTACAATCTCGGGACCGCAATGCTTGCTAAAGGCGACACAAGCAGCGCAATTTCCTTTTTCAGTCGGGCGGTGGTACTTGATTCTGAAGCGGTGGGTGCGGCGCTAAATCTCGGGGCATTATTGCAAAAAGGGGGTCGATTTAATGAGGCGGAGGAGTTGTACCGGCAAATTATCCGGCGCAGACCGGATTACGCTCCCGCTTATGTGAACCTCGGGCTACTACTTTACCGGGAAGGAAAAATCAGGCAGGCGATTGGCATGCTAAAAGATGCCTGTGCGCTGGCACCTGATGATGGGGTGGCATTTTACAACCTATCACAGCTTTACTGGATTAACAAACAGGCCGATTCCGCGCTTTGGGCAATTGAATCTGCCTGCCAATTAATGCCGGAGAACCAGCGATTTCGGGAATTCTGGCGGAAAATAAGCCGATGA
- a CDS encoding tRNA 4-thiouridine(8) synthase ThiI, giving the protein MISSRKAKAIGLFSGSLDSILATKLITEQGVNVVALHFQVPFAVPGRFPNAEQLQSLADLLGVSLVSVEVGADYLDIVRAPQFGYTRNLAPCVDCRAYMLKKAKELMEEIKADFVFTGEVLGQQPFSQNKRSLKILEKTTGLNGRVLRPLSAKILDPTIPELTGLVRRERFFDFHGQKRRRQIRLARAFGIVDYPIPGGGCLLTDSNFAARCRDAIEHNELTLPEVKLLRYGRHFRLPSGAKVIVGRNEKENGVLEQLALEQEMVVCKMVDVMGPVALYRAKKKTKKDAEIVARICARYSDATNGQTVKIKFGDRELGVKALKDEELGEWRIVWDHDRAPVEEPLVKRSINESRDKG; this is encoded by the coding sequence ATGATTTCCAGCCGGAAAGCAAAAGCGATTGGACTTTTCTCCGGTAGCCTTGACTCAATCCTGGCAACAAAATTGATTACCGAGCAGGGGGTTAATGTTGTTGCCCTTCATTTTCAGGTGCCGTTTGCCGTGCCCGGTCGATTTCCAAATGCAGAGCAGTTACAATCACTGGCAGATTTGCTCGGGGTAAGTTTGGTTTCAGTTGAGGTCGGAGCAGATTATCTTGATATTGTACGCGCTCCCCAGTTTGGTTATACCCGAAATCTGGCGCCCTGTGTTGACTGCCGGGCTTATATGTTAAAAAAGGCAAAAGAGTTGATGGAGGAGATTAAAGCCGATTTTGTTTTTACCGGTGAGGTTCTGGGACAACAGCCCTTTTCGCAAAATAAAAGGTCGCTGAAGATTCTGGAGAAAACTACCGGGTTAAACGGGAGAGTTTTGCGTCCGCTTTCGGCAAAGATTCTTGACCCAACAATTCCGGAGTTGACCGGACTGGTGCGGCGCGAACGTTTTTTCGATTTTCACGGACAAAAAAGGCGAAGGCAGATAAGGCTGGCACGGGCGTTCGGCATTGTTGATTACCCGATTCCCGGGGGCGGCTGCCTTTTGACCGACAGTAATTTTGCCGCGCGCTGTCGGGATGCGATTGAACATAACGAGTTGACCTTACCGGAAGTCAAGTTGCTGCGTTACGGTCGACATTTCCGGTTGCCGAGCGGAGCGAAGGTGATTGTCGGGCGCAATGAAAAAGAAAATGGTGTTTTAGAGCAGCTGGCATTGGAACAGGAGATGGTCGTTTGTAAAATGGTAGATGTGATGGGTCCAGTTGCTTTGTATCGGGCGAAGAAGAAAACTAAAAAGGATGCCGAAATAGTGGCACGAATTTGTGCTCGTTATTCAGACGCCACCAATGGGCAGACCGTAAAGATAAAATTCGGGGACCGGGAACTTGGCGTCAAGGCATTAAAGGATGAAGAACTGGGGGAGTGGCGAATTGTCTGGGACCATGACAGGGCACCGGTAGAAGAACCGCTGGTAAAAAGGAGTATAAATGAATCAAGAGACAAAGGATAA
- a CDS encoding NifU family protein produces the protein MNQETKDKIKKVIEEKVRPNLRMDGGDIELVEVTEDGVVKVRLKGACAHCPFSSMTVAGSVEQTIKEIVPEVVRIEPVI, from the coding sequence ATGAATCAAGAGACAAAGGATAAAATTAAGAAAGTGATTGAGGAAAAGGTGCGACCCAACCTCAGAATGGACGGCGGCGATATTGAGTTGGTCGAGGTTACAGAAGATGGGGTGGTAAAAGTTCGTCTCAAGGGCGCCTGTGCGCACTGTCCTTTTTCCAGTATGACGGTTGCGGGGAGTGTTGAACAGACAATTAAGGAGATTGTTCCCGAGGTTGTGCGAATCGAGCCGGTGATTTAA
- the rseP gene encoding RIP metalloprotease RseP — translation MATSIILVIIFIGVLITFHEFGHLIVAKLAHIPVESFSVGFGPVIFKKKLGETEYRLSLIPLGGYIKMIGEENPEEGGFSQKPLGIRIAVIAAGPLFNLILGFVMMVALYLIFGVKYLPPVIDPTPGSRAEAIGLLPGDTIVRVAGETIPNFEALEQTLQANAGKEIPLTVRRKNEQLVFTYPVPETLDIEPFMPPIIDRVRSGSPAAKIGLKPGDRIISVAGVNVQRWNDFVEIVRNNGGKPISIIFQRGDKIFSDTITPAIEKDQMSEEKFGQIGVWVMLPRISLSVPRAVWEALRRTGYITVQTFVIIYKVITRKISTRAIGGPIMVAKIAYEGASWGSEYFLALWALLSINLFVVNMLPIPVLDGGRIVLDLIGGIRRRRLSDRELTWASNIGWLLIGLLIAFTIFNDLLRIIKK, via the coding sequence ATGGCAACATCCATTATTCTGGTCATCATATTTATTGGTGTCCTCATCACCTTCCACGAGTTCGGCCATCTGATTGTCGCCAAACTTGCCCACATCCCGGTTGAGTCATTCTCAGTCGGGTTCGGACCGGTTATTTTCAAAAAGAAACTTGGTGAAACCGAATACCGCCTCTCTCTTATTCCCCTGGGCGGTTACATCAAAATGATTGGAGAAGAAAACCCCGAGGAGGGCGGTTTCAGCCAGAAACCGCTCGGCATCCGCATTGCGGTCATTGCCGCTGGTCCACTTTTTAATCTCATTTTAGGCTTTGTAATGATGGTTGCGTTGTACTTAATCTTTGGCGTTAAGTATCTGCCTCCAGTAATTGACCCAACTCCCGGTTCTCGGGCTGAAGCGATTGGACTACTCCCCGGTGATACTATAGTCAGGGTCGCGGGCGAAACGATTCCCAATTTTGAGGCACTGGAACAAACCCTGCAGGCAAACGCCGGCAAAGAAATACCGTTAACGGTACGACGGAAAAACGAGCAATTGGTATTCACCTATCCGGTTCCAGAAACTCTTGATATCGAACCGTTTATGCCACCAATAATCGACCGTGTACGGTCTGGAAGTCCGGCGGCGAAGATTGGGTTGAAGCCCGGTGACCGAATAATCTCCGTTGCCGGTGTAAATGTCCAGCGCTGGAACGACTTTGTCGAAATTGTTCGTAACAACGGCGGCAAGCCCATCTCGATAATCTTTCAGCGCGGTGACAAGATTTTTTCTGATACGATTACGCCCGCGATTGAAAAAGACCAGATGTCTGAAGAAAAGTTTGGCCAGATCGGTGTCTGGGTAATGTTACCACGCATTTCCCTTTCTGTTCCCCGTGCCGTCTGGGAGGCATTGCGCCGCACCGGTTACATCACCGTACAGACCTTTGTGATAATCTATAAAGTTATCACCCGCAAAATTTCAACCCGTGCCATCGGCGGACCGATTATGGTTGCCAAAATCGCCTATGAAGGGGCCTCGTGGGGTTCAGAATACTTTCTTGCCCTTTGGGCATTACTTTCCATCAACCTGTTTGTTGTAAATATGCTACCGATTCCGGTGCTCGATGGCGGTCGAATTGTACTTGACCTCATCGGCGGCATTCGGCGTCGCCGTCTGTCGGACAGAGAACTCACCTGGGCATCAAATATCGGCTGGCTCCTCATCGGACTCCTCATCGCATTCACAATTTTTAACGACCTGCTGAGGATTATCAAAAAGTGA
- a CDS encoding 1-deoxy-D-xylulose-5-phosphate reductoisomerase, with protein MKSKRVAVFGSTGSIGQATLQVIEHLPDKLQLVAIAAHQTVPEICHQVQRYRPRYVVLTDPAAKEQAQLKLGKSCKIQAGVDALSHIARSDEVDTIVMAMSGTAGIDAVITALKAGKTVALATKEILVSYGNLVTSIARKYHAQILPIDSELAALHQCLNGRDVGTVRRLILTASGGPFWQKGPPRDARLETVLRHPVWKMGKKITVDSATLMNKGLEVIETVRLFGIKPEQVTTLVHPESIVHSLVEFKDGSLLAQLSHPDMRLPIQYCLTYPDRLPSLVQPLQLEEIQRLHFFPTDFRRFPCLKLAYEALAAGPTATCVLNAANEIAVNAFLANKIAFGSIPGIIKKTLKKFMRLKQNTRLTLAALRRAEKWAIDYSQALIERSSR; from the coding sequence ATGAAATCCAAAAGGGTTGCTGTGTTTGGTTCAACCGGTTCAATTGGCCAAGCCACCCTGCAAGTAATCGAGCATCTTCCTGATAAATTGCAACTGGTCGCCATCGCCGCCCACCAGACCGTGCCGGAGATTTGCCACCAGGTCCAGCGTTATCGGCCCCGATATGTTGTCCTCACCGACCCAGCAGCGAAAGAACAGGCACAGCTAAAATTAGGCAAAAGTTGTAAAATTCAGGCGGGCGTCGATGCCCTTTCACATATCGCCCGCTCGGATGAAGTTGATACCATCGTGATGGCGATGAGTGGTACGGCGGGAATCGATGCCGTCATTACCGCCCTGAAAGCGGGCAAAACCGTTGCCCTGGCAACAAAAGAAATCCTTGTCAGTTACGGCAACCTGGTCACATCTATTGCACGAAAATACCACGCTCAAATCCTACCCATTGACTCCGAACTCGCGGCATTACATCAATGCCTTAATGGTCGTGATGTAGGAACGGTTCGCAGACTTATCCTCACCGCCTCAGGCGGACCTTTCTGGCAAAAGGGCCCGCCCCGTGATGCCCGGCTGGAAACGGTCCTGCGCCATCCCGTTTGGAAGATGGGCAAAAAAATCACTGTTGACTCCGCAACCTTGATGAACAAAGGATTAGAGGTGATTGAAACCGTTCGCCTTTTCGGTATCAAACCGGAGCAGGTAACCACTCTTGTCCATCCTGAATCAATTGTCCATTCACTGGTTGAATTTAAAGACGGCTCGCTCCTTGCCCAGCTCTCCCATCCTGATATGCGACTCCCGATTCAGTACTGTCTCACCTATCCAGACCGGCTGCCTTCCCTGGTCCAGCCCTTGCAACTTGAAGAAATCCAGCGCCTCCACTTCTTCCCCACCGATTTTCGTCGTTTCCCCTGCCTTAAACTTGCCTATGAGGCACTGGCAGCCGGACCGACTGCAACCTGTGTCCTCAACGCCGCCAACGAAATTGCGGTCAATGCCTTTCTCGCTAATAAAATTGCCTTTGGTTCAATTCCCGGTATAATAAAGAAAACTCTAAAAAAGTTTATGCGATTAAAGCAAAACACCCGTCTAACGCTTGCTGCCCTACGGCGAGCGGAAAAATGGGCTATTGACTACAGCCAGGCGCTAATCGAAAGGAGCAGCAGATAA
- the ispD gene encoding 2-C-methyl-D-erythritol 4-phosphate cytidylyltransferase, with the protein MANNQPNWGIIVAAGQGKRFGGLKQFALIKNKPLIFYSIRPFELCSSVSGYVVVTNESKLGMVKTLLQRYRFKKLLGVVAGGKERMDSVEHGLLNLPEKGYVAIHDGARPLLKSEMLIQGFQTCRRYPAVAFGVPINDTIKKVNPSNQIIQTIDRSGLVAIQTPQFFRLDIIRRAYANARAKNLTATDDCALVEHLNIAPRLLPGSPLNIKVTTKEDLFLCQALL; encoded by the coding sequence ATGGCGAACAACCAACCTAATTGGGGTATCATCGTTGCCGCCGGTCAGGGAAAACGATTCGGTGGATTGAAGCAGTTTGCTCTTATTAAAAACAAACCGCTGATTTTTTACAGTATCCGCCCTTTTGAACTCTGCTCATCGGTAAGCGGTTATGTTGTTGTAACAAACGAATCAAAACTCGGGATGGTAAAAACCCTGCTGCAGCGTTATCGGTTCAAAAAACTGCTTGGGGTCGTCGCCGGTGGCAAAGAACGAATGGATTCAGTTGAACATGGTCTGTTAAACCTGCCCGAAAAAGGTTATGTCGCGATTCATGATGGTGCCCGCCCGTTACTCAAGTCCGAAATGCTAATCCAGGGGTTTCAGACTTGCCGCCGCTACCCGGCGGTCGCCTTTGGCGTACCGATAAACGACACCATCAAGAAAGTTAACCCGAGCAATCAAATCATTCAGACCATTGACCGTTCTGGGCTGGTGGCGATTCAAACACCCCAGTTTTTCCGTCTGGACATCATCCGCCGTGCCTATGCTAATGCTCGGGCGAAAAATCTAACTGCGACCGATGACTGTGCGCTGGTTGAACATCTCAACATCGCTCCCCGACTGCTTCCTGGCTCGCCCTTGAACATCAAGGTCACAACGAAAGAAGACCTGTTCTTGTGCCAGGCACTGCTATGA